Proteins found in one Gordonia sp. PDNC005 genomic segment:
- the rpsI gene encoding 30S ribosomal protein S9 — MTNENENIEVVADEEVVLEDGSYTTESTEDVAAEAAPTRGPVVLDHPIQTVGRRKEAIVRVRLVAGTGEFTLNGRTLEDYFPNKVHQQLIKAPLVITERVEAFDVHAKLVGGGPSGQAGALRLAIARGLIEVSPEDRPALKKAGFLTRDARAVERKKYGLKKARKASQYSKR; from the coding sequence GTGACCAACGAGAACGAGAACATCGAGGTCGTCGCTGACGAAGAGGTCGTCTTGGAAGACGGCTCGTACACCACCGAATCGACCGAGGACGTCGCAGCCGAGGCCGCGCCGACCCGCGGTCCCGTGGTGCTCGATCACCCGATCCAGACCGTCGGCCGCCGCAAGGAAGCCATCGTCCGCGTCCGTCTGGTCGCAGGCACCGGTGAGTTCACGCTCAACGGCCGCACCCTCGAGGACTACTTCCCGAACAAGGTGCACCAGCAGCTGATCAAGGCTCCGCTGGTCATCACCGAGCGCGTCGAGGCATTCGACGTGCACGCCAAGCTGGTCGGCGGCGGCCCGTCGGGACAGGCAGGCGCTCTGCGTCTGGCCATCGCTCGCGGCCTCATCGAGGTCAGCCCCGAGGACCGTCCGGCACTGAAGAAGGCCGGCTTCCTCACTCGCGACGCGCGTGCGGTCGAGCGCAAGAAGTACGGCCTCAAGAAGGCTCGTAAGGCTTCGCAGTACAGCAAGCGCTGA
- a CDS encoding type VII secretion-associated protein: protein MSRIVDLAYGEGEPAVAELLEGVDCGVRHVVSVGADVTVVHPTTWGRRRTAALIRSVGAADGVPRAVAVARSHADATVTRCAVVETTLLPDTGGHWSVHMIRRSAGEWTIETGLVDLPAGVGKAWHDLIESADIVLIDGADETQVDAASRLLPSPAGGTVRVDRDLVVQFGGVRRPVRSTIDAALRPPPEPVPRRRRRLAVVVAAALVAVGSGWVATRGQPARAQAVRVEQVGAATVDVPGDWRRTGLPDDRPVDGEGERAVFADSDDGRRIIVVVTPLRAGSTRASVAVSMRNRLAQRGDDVIREFTADASFAGKRVIAYRETPASGPPIAWYVHVDRNTQVSIGCQTGTGDDSIDDPCAEAVRTLR, encoded by the coding sequence GTGAGCCGGATCGTCGACCTCGCGTACGGCGAGGGCGAACCCGCGGTCGCGGAGTTGTTGGAGGGCGTCGACTGCGGTGTGCGGCACGTCGTGTCAGTCGGTGCAGATGTCACCGTGGTTCATCCCACCACGTGGGGTCGACGTCGGACTGCCGCGCTCATCCGATCCGTCGGCGCGGCGGACGGAGTTCCGCGGGCAGTGGCCGTCGCGCGGAGTCACGCGGATGCGACGGTCACCCGCTGCGCCGTCGTGGAGACGACGCTGCTGCCGGACACCGGCGGCCACTGGTCGGTCCACATGATCCGACGCAGCGCAGGGGAGTGGACGATCGAGACGGGTCTCGTGGACCTGCCCGCCGGCGTCGGCAAAGCATGGCATGACCTGATCGAGAGTGCGGATATCGTGCTCATCGACGGAGCCGACGAGACGCAGGTCGATGCGGCTTCACGACTGCTGCCGAGCCCGGCAGGTGGAACCGTCCGTGTCGACCGAGACCTCGTCGTGCAATTCGGCGGCGTGCGCAGGCCTGTCAGGTCCACGATCGACGCAGCGCTCCGTCCGCCGCCGGAACCTGTGCCGCGCCGCCGTCGACGACTGGCCGTCGTGGTCGCGGCTGCCCTTGTAGCGGTGGGTTCGGGGTGGGTGGCGACCCGCGGACAGCCCGCGCGGGCCCAAGCCGTGCGTGTTGAACAGGTCGGCGCGGCGACAGTCGACGTACCGGGCGACTGGCGGCGGACCGGACTGCCCGACGACCGCCCCGTCGACGGAGAGGGAGAGCGAGCCGTGTTCGCCGATTCCGATGACGGCCGTCGGATCATCGTTGTCGTCACTCCGCTGCGGGCCGGGTCGACGCGGGCGTCGGTCGCGGTCAGCATGCGGAACCGACTCGCACAGCGTGGTGACGATGTGATCCGCGAGTTCACCGCCGACGCGTCATTCGCAGGTAAGCGGGTCATCGCATACCGGGAGACTCCCGCCTCCGGTCCGCCGATCGCCTGGTACGTCCACGTCGACCGGAACACGCAGGTCAGCATCGGTTGCCAGACCGGGACGGGTGACGATTCGATCGACGATCCCTGCGCGGAGGCGGTCCGCACTCTGCGCTGA
- the eccCa gene encoding type VII secretion protein EccCa, protein MPTANIDEWSSTIGHRRRPRTAPPTVPASDLQIASPPELARAVPQSLFLRLLPAVMVVAVIGMISMMAVTGGRTAFANPLFLMFPLMMLMSMVGMVASGGRGGPARAAEVNEDRKDYLRHLTQVRGRADSVMRAQRAEAEWNHPDPRAVASLIGSDRMWERRPTDSDFVDVRVGLGVHRLAGGLQPPESAPAEDVEPVSAVALRRFVQARSSVPDMPTAIALRGFPAISLSGPHDEVNALVRSMTCVLAVQHGPDHLGIAIVVDDPVAPEWDWCKWLPHVGHQERQDGLGATRMVYRSLADLESDLGDVLAARVRFSRTEPDTTVRHLVVVLGGGEVTGDEELSSGAGLDGVTVVELGSTADSIASRRGLVLQVDGGRLSARTEAGSEEFAVADARDVVTSEAIARRLARYWPAQFGPLADLDLTSSAVDRGLPDLLGVADAGAFAPESEWVGRRGSARLRVPIGHTATGEPVHLDLKESAHGGMGPHGLCVGATGSGKSELLRTLVLGLIATHSPDELNLVLVDFKGGATFLGLDSQHVAAVITNLEAELELVDRMADALSGELHRRQELLRAAGNFANVTEYERARLGGADLPPLPALVVVVDEFSELLAQKPDFAELFVAIGRLGRSLHIHLLLASQRLEEGRLRGLDSHLSYRIGLKTFSASESRTVLGVPDAYHLPSEPGAAYLKCDSATPIRFRTSYVSGVYRPPVEAIDSTAHSDNSVTVFRADTVVALPEVDEAAVEDVDGPSVLETLVGRIAGHGSDPHRVWLPPLESSVSLDDVPPVPHEMLTASIGVVDRPYDQRRDPLRVDLSRGAGHVAIVGGPQSGKSTALRTLICSLARGHSPSRTTFYCLDFGGGGLAALADLPHVGGVAPRNRRDAVRRTVSEVMGVRTEREITFADAGIDSMTEYRERCASGDHPDDRYGDVFLVIDGYGVLRNEFDELDDQIADLVARGLSYGVHVVVTAGRWAEIRPAVKDLIGTRIELKLGDALDSEMDRRAAARVPTGKPGRGVTADGLHMLIALPSIVGVTDGEPAPAVRTLTAHLTPGEFTVPDGLVTGQVALGVGESDLQPYVVDFAREPHLLVFGDAECGKTATLRVLIDGIVAAASPVQAKVVLVDFRRSLLSAVDDDHLGGYASSLQTAGPMMVELAAHLAGRLPGDDVTADQLRERSWWSGPDVYLVIDDYDLVATASGNPLAPLADLLGHARDIGLRVILARRSGGVGRALFDPFINRMRDLSCDVFMMAGDPDEGYIVGRHRMQRFGVGRGEYVSRSRQADTVQVVAPS, encoded by the coding sequence ACGATCGGTCATCGTCGTCGCCCGCGGACCGCCCCGCCGACGGTCCCGGCGAGCGACCTACAGATCGCGTCGCCGCCAGAACTCGCCCGGGCCGTCCCACAGAGCTTGTTCCTGCGCCTTCTACCTGCGGTGATGGTAGTAGCTGTGATCGGCATGATCTCGATGATGGCCGTCACCGGCGGACGCACGGCGTTCGCGAACCCCCTGTTCCTGATGTTTCCGCTGATGATGCTGATGTCGATGGTCGGGATGGTCGCGTCGGGCGGCCGAGGTGGTCCAGCACGGGCGGCCGAGGTGAACGAGGACCGCAAGGACTACCTGCGGCATCTCACGCAGGTACGGGGACGGGCCGACTCGGTGATGCGGGCGCAGCGGGCCGAAGCGGAGTGGAATCACCCCGACCCGCGGGCCGTCGCGTCGTTGATCGGATCGGACCGGATGTGGGAACGCCGCCCCACCGACTCCGACTTCGTCGACGTCCGCGTCGGACTCGGGGTTCACCGGCTCGCAGGTGGACTGCAGCCACCGGAGTCCGCACCCGCCGAGGACGTCGAACCGGTGTCGGCGGTGGCTCTGCGACGATTCGTCCAGGCTCGGTCGTCAGTACCCGACATGCCGACGGCGATCGCCCTCCGCGGATTCCCCGCGATCAGTCTCAGCGGGCCTCACGACGAAGTGAATGCGCTGGTCAGATCGATGACCTGTGTCCTCGCCGTCCAGCACGGGCCGGACCATCTCGGCATCGCGATCGTCGTCGACGATCCGGTCGCGCCGGAGTGGGACTGGTGCAAGTGGCTGCCCCATGTCGGCCACCAGGAGAGGCAGGACGGCCTCGGCGCGACTCGAATGGTCTATCGATCGCTCGCGGATCTCGAATCGGATCTGGGAGACGTGCTCGCGGCCCGGGTGAGGTTCTCGCGGACCGAGCCGGACACGACGGTCAGGCACCTGGTTGTCGTCCTCGGTGGCGGGGAGGTCACCGGTGACGAGGAGCTGTCGTCCGGGGCGGGGCTCGACGGGGTGACCGTTGTTGAACTCGGTTCGACGGCCGATTCGATCGCATCGCGGAGAGGGCTCGTCCTGCAGGTCGACGGGGGCCGACTCAGCGCACGCACGGAGGCGGGATCAGAAGAGTTCGCCGTCGCCGACGCCCGTGACGTGGTCACCAGCGAAGCGATCGCGCGTCGCCTCGCCAGATACTGGCCCGCGCAGTTCGGCCCGCTCGCCGATCTGGACCTCACCTCGTCCGCCGTCGACAGGGGGCTGCCCGACCTGCTCGGTGTTGCAGACGCCGGAGCCTTCGCCCCTGAATCGGAGTGGGTCGGTCGTCGTGGCTCGGCCAGACTTCGTGTGCCGATCGGCCACACCGCCACCGGAGAGCCGGTTCACCTCGACCTCAAGGAGAGCGCCCACGGCGGAATGGGGCCGCACGGCCTGTGCGTCGGTGCAACTGGAAGTGGAAAGTCCGAGCTGCTCAGGACGCTGGTTCTCGGCCTCATCGCAACCCACTCGCCGGACGAACTCAATCTGGTGCTCGTTGATTTCAAGGGCGGCGCGACGTTCCTCGGCCTCGACTCCCAGCACGTCGCCGCCGTGATCACGAACCTCGAAGCCGAACTCGAACTCGTCGACCGGATGGCCGACGCACTCTCCGGCGAACTGCACCGCCGACAAGAACTCCTTCGAGCGGCGGGGAACTTCGCCAACGTCACCGAGTACGAGAGGGCACGGCTCGGCGGTGCGGATCTGCCTCCGTTGCCCGCACTCGTCGTGGTGGTCGACGAGTTCTCCGAGCTCCTCGCACAGAAGCCCGACTTCGCCGAACTGTTCGTCGCGATCGGTCGGCTCGGGCGATCGTTGCACATTCACCTCCTCCTCGCCTCACAGCGTCTGGAGGAGGGGCGGCTCCGCGGCCTCGACAGCCACCTGTCGTACCGGATAGGGCTGAAGACGTTCTCCGCCAGCGAATCCCGCACGGTGCTCGGCGTACCCGACGCTTATCACCTGCCAAGCGAGCCGGGGGCGGCCTACCTCAAATGTGATTCGGCGACCCCCATCCGATTCCGCACGTCGTATGTGTCGGGGGTGTACCGACCGCCCGTGGAGGCGATCGACTCGACGGCCCACTCGGACAACTCGGTGACGGTCTTTCGTGCCGACACCGTCGTCGCGCTTCCGGAGGTCGACGAGGCGGCCGTCGAGGACGTCGACGGCCCGAGTGTCCTCGAGACGCTGGTCGGTCGGATCGCCGGGCACGGCTCCGATCCGCATCGAGTGTGGCTCCCGCCGTTGGAGTCCTCAGTGAGCCTCGATGACGTGCCGCCGGTCCCGCACGAGATGCTGACCGCGTCGATCGGCGTCGTCGACCGCCCGTACGACCAGCGCCGAGACCCGCTGCGTGTGGACCTCTCACGCGGGGCAGGGCACGTCGCGATCGTCGGCGGACCTCAGTCGGGCAAGTCGACGGCGCTGCGCACCCTGATCTGCTCCCTCGCTCGTGGGCATTCCCCGAGCCGGACGACGTTCTACTGTCTCGACTTCGGCGGTGGTGGGCTCGCGGCGCTGGCCGACCTCCCTCATGTCGGCGGCGTGGCGCCGCGCAACCGGCGAGACGCCGTCCGGCGGACGGTCTCCGAAGTGATGGGCGTGCGAACCGAGCGGGAGATCACGTTCGCCGACGCCGGAATCGACTCGATGACCGAGTACCGCGAGCGATGCGCGTCGGGAGACCACCCCGATGACCGGTACGGCGACGTGTTCCTGGTCATCGACGGGTACGGCGTGCTCCGCAACGAGTTCGACGAGTTGGACGACCAGATAGCCGACCTCGTCGCCCGCGGTCTCTCGTACGGTGTGCACGTTGTTGTCACGGCCGGACGGTGGGCCGAGATCAGACCCGCGGTGAAAGACCTGATCGGAACCCGCATAGAGCTGAAGCTCGGTGACGCGCTCGACTCTGAGATGGACCGGCGCGCGGCCGCGAGAGTGCCGACCGGCAAACCCGGCCGAGGCGTCACCGCAGACGGCCTCCACATGTTGATCGCGCTCCCCAGCATCGTCGGCGTCACCGACGGCGAACCCGCGCCCGCCGTCCGCACCCTCACCGCTCATCTGACGCCAGGTGAGTTCACCGTCCCCGACGGTCTGGTCACAGGCCAAGTCGCGCTCGGCGTTGGCGAATCGGATCTCCAGCCGTACGTCGTCGACTTCGCCCGCGAACCGCACCTGCTCGTCTTCGGCGACGCCGAATGCGGAAAGACGGCGACGCTGCGCGTCCTGATCGACGGCATCGTCGCGGCGGCCAGTCCGGTGCAGGCGAAGGTTGTGCTCGTGGACTTCCGGCGATCGCTGCTCAGCGCCGTCGACGACGACCACCTCGGCGGCTACGCCAGCTCCCTGCAGACCGCCGGGCCGATGATGGTCGAACTCGCCGCGCACCTCGCCGGTCGTCTGCCCGGTGACGACGTCACCGCCGATCAACTCCGGGAGCGGAGCTGGTGGAGCGGACCCGACGTCTACCTGGTGATCGACGACTACGACCTCGTCGCAACGGCATCGGGCAACCCGCTCGCGCCGCTCGCCGATCTGTTGGGGCACGCCCGCGACATCGGTCTCCGAGTGATCCTGGCCCGTCGGTCCGGCGGTGTCGGGCGGGCGTTGTTCGACCCGTTCATCAACCGGATGCGGGACCTGTCGTGCGACGTCTTCATGATGGCGGGAGACCCCGACGAGGGATACATCGTCGGACGTCACCGTATGCAGCGGTTCGGCGTCGGGCGGGGTGAGTACGTCTCACGGAGCAGACAAGCGGACACGGTGCAGGTGGTGGCGCCGTCGTGA
- the rplM gene encoding 50S ribosomal protein L13 has product MGTYSPKAGDVTRTWHIIDASDVVLGRLAVQTANLLRGKHKPTYAPHVDGGDYVVIINAEKVAVSGNKLTDKRLYHHSGHPGGLKSRTVGEVLATRPDRLVEKAVKGMLPKNKLGDQIASKLKVYAGPNHPHTAQQPVPFEIKQVSQ; this is encoded by the coding sequence GTGGGTACTTACAGCCCTAAGGCTGGTGACGTGACACGTACGTGGCACATCATCGACGCCTCCGACGTCGTGCTCGGCCGTCTGGCCGTGCAGACCGCGAATCTGCTCCGCGGCAAGCACAAGCCGACCTACGCACCGCACGTCGACGGTGGCGACTACGTCGTCATCATCAACGCCGAGAAGGTCGCCGTCAGCGGCAACAAGCTCACCGACAAGCGTCTGTACCACCACTCGGGTCACCCCGGTGGTCTGAAGTCGCGCACTGTCGGCGAGGTCCTCGCGACCCGCCCGGACCGTCTCGTGGAGAAGGCCGTCAAGGGCATGCTCCCCAAGAACAAGCTCGGCGATCAGATCGCCTCGAAGCTGAAGGTCTACGCAGGCCCGAACCACCCGCACACGGCTCAGCAGCCCGTCCCCTTCGAGATCAAGCAGGTGTCCCAGTGA
- a CDS encoding YceI family protein, which produces MSTLHFGPDNGDVTLHTGVAGKAARTGHRLIIGFTDWSATVDGVEPSHVRVVVRTPSLEVRSGEGGLTPMSAPERLVARANAVKALKADKHDEIVFDASDIVADGEGYRLAGTLTILGTSKPHTVTVAPTGEGADRRVTGETTVRQTDFGVKPYSAMMGALKVADDVIIRVDLAFP; this is translated from the coding sequence ATGAGCACCCTGCACTTCGGCCCAGACAACGGCGACGTGACGCTTCACACCGGAGTGGCGGGCAAAGCCGCCCGCACCGGTCACCGGCTGATCATCGGCTTCACCGACTGGTCGGCGACCGTCGACGGTGTCGAACCGTCCCACGTGCGGGTTGTGGTGAGGACGCCGTCGCTCGAAGTCCGCTCGGGGGAGGGCGGCCTCACGCCGATGTCGGCGCCGGAGCGGCTCGTCGCGCGCGCCAACGCGGTGAAGGCGTTGAAGGCCGACAAGCACGATGAGATCGTGTTCGACGCGTCCGACATCGTCGCCGACGGCGAGGGATACCGCCTCGCCGGAACGCTGACGATTCTCGGCACCTCGAAGCCGCACACCGTCACCGTCGCGCCTACCGGCGAGGGCGCCGATCGCCGAGTGACGGGCGAGACCACGGTCCGGCAGACCGACTTCGGCGTGAAGCCGTACTCCGCAATGATGGGTGCACTGAAGGTCGCCGACGACGTGATCATCCGCGTCGACCTCGCCTTCCCCTGA